A region of Streptomyces cinnamoneus DNA encodes the following proteins:
- a CDS encoding aminoglycoside phosphotransferase family protein: protein MSSPQSIEVPDALVASYTRNGGEEERTWIARLPALVAELLDRWDLERDGGIKSGEASLVILVRRTDDTRAALKLQMPREETTAALIGLRAWNGNGIVRLLDHDPESSAVLLERLDGSRTLASVEDDDVAMNALAGLMARLHSAPTPEGLRGLGDIARDMLASVPAAVAALPDLQDQRRLHGWASAVTELVDEPGDRMLHWDLHYDNVLAASREPWLAIDPEPLVGDPGFDLWPALDTGWEKPHATGDTPRLVRRRFDLLTERLGLDRQRAAGWTLARLLQNTLWDIEDGRTSIDPSQTTVAQALPRY, encoded by the coding sequence ATGAGTTCACCGCAAAGCATCGAAGTCCCTGACGCCCTGGTCGCGTCGTACACGAGGAACGGTGGAGAAGAGGAACGGACCTGGATCGCACGGCTGCCCGCGCTGGTGGCGGAACTGCTCGACCGATGGGACCTGGAGCGCGATGGCGGCATCAAGTCTGGCGAGGCCTCACTGGTGATATTAGTGCGCCGCACGGACGACACCCGCGCCGCGCTCAAACTCCAGATGCCCCGGGAGGAGACAACCGCCGCACTGATCGGGCTGCGAGCGTGGAACGGCAACGGCATCGTACGGCTGCTCGACCACGACCCGGAGAGCAGCGCCGTGCTGCTGGAACGCCTGGACGGCTCACGCACCCTGGCTTCCGTCGAGGACGACGACGTGGCCATGAACGCCTTGGCCGGACTTATGGCCCGGCTGCACTCCGCCCCAACACCCGAGGGCCTGCGCGGCCTCGGTGACATCGCGCGCGACATGCTGGCGTCCGTGCCGGCGGCCGTCGCCGCCTTGCCGGACCTCCAGGACCAGCGGCGGCTGCACGGCTGGGCATCGGCCGTCACCGAGCTGGTCGACGAACCCGGCGACCGGATGCTGCACTGGGACCTGCACTACGACAACGTGCTCGCCGCCTCGCGCGAGCCATGGCTGGCCATCGACCCCGAACCCCTCGTCGGCGACCCCGGCTTCGACCTGTGGCCGGCACTCGACACCGGTTGGGAGAAACCTCACGCCACCGGGGACACTCCCCGACTGGTGCGGCGCCGCTTCGACCTGCTGACCGAGAGGCTCGGCCTGGACCGCCAGCGCGCGGCCGGCTGGACCCTGGCCCGGCTGCTACAGAACACACTGTGGGACATCGAGGACGGGCGGACCAGCATCGACCCCTCCCAAACCACCGTGGCCCAGGCGCTGCCCCGCTACTGA
- a CDS encoding DUF6308 family protein, translated as MLFGQDFLAPSPAQISKKDGVLMSVPHATSGVCGGALSPLGQRLRVLLSSERVVGDLRRYFGIGMPPGAVAFTGSRFEYLAGGGGRPEFADRITGEGMVAVQTLSVTVPAPVALDILEGRLGVRMSGLLEGIPRDIDMADAEVSVLADGSPAGQAWSLLCEQYGVNWVIAGKVLARKRPRLLPVYDRSVRCAVGRPPSFWLALHAALREDDATLHRQLLELRQAAGLPGTVSALRVCDVAVWMSHRALGHACL; from the coding sequence ATGCTTTTCGGGCAGGACTTTCTGGCGCCCTCACCCGCTCAGATCTCGAAGAAGGATGGTGTTCTCATGTCTGTTCCTCACGCAACATCCGGTGTTTGTGGTGGAGCGTTGTCGCCGTTGGGCCAGCGGTTGCGTGTCTTGCTGAGTTCCGAGCGTGTCGTCGGTGACCTACGGCGTTACTTCGGCATAGGTATGCCACCCGGAGCGGTGGCGTTTACCGGGAGCCGGTTCGAGTATCTGGCTGGTGGGGGAGGCCGGCCGGAGTTTGCCGACCGGATCACGGGGGAGGGCATGGTCGCGGTGCAGACCTTGTCGGTCACCGTTCCGGCGCCTGTTGCGCTGGACATTCTGGAGGGCCGCCTCGGGGTGCGGATGTCTGGCCTGCTGGAGGGCATTCCCCGGGACATCGACATGGCTGATGCCGAGGTGTCGGTCCTGGCTGACGGCTCGCCGGCGGGTCAGGCCTGGAGTCTGCTCTGCGAGCAATACGGGGTCAACTGGGTCATCGCCGGGAAGGTTCTGGCCCGCAAGCGTCCACGACTGCTTCCGGTCTACGACCGAAGCGTCCGCTGTGCCGTCGGCCGACCGCCGTCCTTCTGGCTCGCTCTCCATGCCGCGCTGCGTGAGGACGACGCCACGCTGCACCGCCAACTGCTGGAACTGAGGCAGGCCGCGGGACTACCGGGGACGGTGAGTGCGCTGCGGGTGTGCGATGTTGCGGTGTGGATGAGCCATCGAGCACTGGGCCACGCCTGCCTCTGA
- a CDS encoding FAD-dependent oxidoreductase, translated as MRRRIAVVGSGPAGLTFARVLHRHSHPVTVLERDAAPDARPPGGTLDLHEGLGQLALDKAGLLAEFQALSRPEGQAMRILDTAGTVLRDWRPRPGDRANPEIDRRQLRDLLLGPLDVQWGRGVTQVVPGTRDGVLVEFADGRQETFDLVVGADGAWSRVRPAVSSVTPHYTGVAFVETSLDDVDTRHPGLARLIGDGSLAVYGVNRALVAQRNSGGHVKVYAQFRAPLDWHTNLDLADVEAVRSSLLALFDGWAAPVLDLLRHGTMFVHRPLYVLPVSHTWTHAFGVTLLGDAAHLMPPLGAGANLAMFEGAELAEAIATGPEDLDEAVRAFEEQMWARAGRWAKITTAGLERLVSPDPAEALALFDQVHPS; from the coding sequence ATGAGACGTCGTATCGCCGTGGTCGGGAGTGGCCCTGCCGGCCTTACTTTCGCGCGTGTTCTGCACCGTCATAGTCACCCTGTCACTGTCCTCGAACGCGATGCTGCCCCCGACGCCCGTCCTCCGGGTGGCACGCTGGACCTGCACGAAGGGCTGGGCCAGCTCGCACTGGACAAGGCGGGGCTGCTGGCGGAGTTCCAGGCGCTGTCCCGCCCCGAGGGGCAAGCCATGCGCATCCTGGACACGGCCGGGACCGTCCTGCGCGACTGGCGACCGCGTCCAGGCGACCGGGCCAATCCCGAGATCGACCGCAGACAACTCCGTGACTTGCTGCTCGGCCCTCTCGACGTTCAGTGGGGGCGGGGCGTGACGCAGGTGGTGCCGGGGACCCGGGATGGCGTACTGGTCGAGTTCGCGGACGGGCGACAGGAGACGTTCGACCTCGTGGTCGGCGCGGACGGCGCCTGGTCCCGGGTCCGCCCGGCGGTCTCGTCGGTGACGCCGCACTACACCGGTGTCGCCTTCGTCGAGACCTCCCTCGACGACGTCGACACCCGCCACCCTGGCCTCGCCCGGTTGATCGGCGACGGTTCCTTGGCTGTGTACGGCGTGAACCGAGCTCTCGTCGCCCAGCGCAACAGCGGCGGTCACGTCAAGGTGTACGCCCAGTTCCGCGCGCCGCTGGATTGGCACACGAACCTGGACCTGGCCGATGTCGAGGCCGTGCGATCGAGCCTGCTGGCTCTGTTCGACGGCTGGGCCGCTCCCGTCCTGGACCTCCTCCGCCACGGCACCATGTTCGTCCACCGCCCCCTCTACGTCCTGCCCGTGTCCCACACCTGGACCCACGCCTTCGGGGTGACGCTACTGGGCGACGCCGCCCATCTGATGCCCCCTTTGGGGGCGGGCGCGAACCTAGCGATGTTTGAAGGAGCCGAACTCGCCGAGGCCATCGCCACCGGCCCCGAAGATCTGGACGAGGCCGTTCGCGCCTTCGAGGAACAGATGTGGGCACGGGCCGGCAGGTGGGCGAAGATCACGACAGCCGGTCTGGAACGCCTCGTGAGCCCGGACCCCGCCGAAGCCCTCGCCCTCTTCGACCAAGTCCATCCATCCTGA
- a CDS encoding serine hydrolase — MFDQQSHGTDLVLGIPLRFGMGYALNASNAPVTTANPHTCYWGGRGRSLVVNDLDAHVTVAYVINQMTNLGLTDPRGQKHLHTAYAALAH; from the coding sequence GTGTTCGACCAACAGTCCCACGGCACTGATCTCGTGCTGGGCATACCCCTCCGATTCGGCATGGGCTACGCCCTCAACGCCAGCAACGCCCCAGTCACGACAGCCAACCCCCACACCTGCTACTGGGGAGGGCGAGGCAGGTCACTGGTCGTCAACGATCTCGACGCACACGTGACCGTCGCCTACGTAATAAATCAGATGACCAACCTCGGCTTGACCGATCCCCGCGGCCAAAAGCACCTTCACACCGCCTACGCGGCACTGGCACACTGA
- a CDS encoding SDR family oxidoreductase, which produces MGRATAGTEGLRSGMKDVLVTGASKGIGWAVSRRLAEEGYGVIGVARSAPDGEFPGTFLRCDLSDVEDTARMLKEVTQGRAVCRVVNNAGIAHPQPIEDLDLAVMHQVVDLNLRASVQIVQALVPDMRAERFGRIVNITSRATYGARDRTSYAAAKSALVGCTRSWALELAPDGITSNAVSPGPTATELFRRARPVGSDGERRAIASIPMGRLGTPDDVAAAVTFLLSDEAGFITGHVLDVDGGSSLGGR; this is translated from the coding sequence ATGGGGCGAGCAACGGCCGGAACCGAGGGTTTGAGGAGCGGCATGAAAGACGTTCTTGTCACTGGCGCCAGCAAAGGCATCGGGTGGGCGGTTTCCCGGCGACTGGCGGAGGAGGGGTACGGGGTTATCGGTGTGGCTCGCAGCGCGCCCGACGGAGAGTTCCCCGGCACGTTCCTGCGGTGTGATCTCTCCGATGTCGAGGACACCGCGCGCATGCTCAAGGAGGTGACCCAGGGGCGTGCGGTGTGCCGGGTGGTCAACAACGCGGGCATCGCCCATCCCCAGCCCATCGAGGACCTGGACTTGGCGGTCATGCACCAAGTGGTGGACTTGAACCTGCGTGCTTCGGTTCAGATCGTCCAGGCGCTGGTGCCGGATATGCGTGCGGAGCGGTTCGGTCGGATCGTGAACATCACCTCGCGGGCGACGTATGGGGCCAGGGACCGTACGTCCTATGCGGCGGCCAAGAGCGCGCTGGTGGGTTGCACGCGGTCGTGGGCGTTGGAGCTGGCCCCGGATGGCATCACGTCCAACGCGGTGTCGCCCGGCCCGACGGCGACGGAACTGTTCCGTCGTGCGCGGCCGGTCGGCAGTGACGGTGAGCGAAGGGCGATCGCGTCCATTCCGATGGGGCGTCTGGGTACTCCCGACGATGTCGCCGCGGCTGTGACGTTTTTGCTGTCCGACGAGGCGGGCTTCATTACCGGGCATGTTCTCGACGTCGATGGCGGGAGCAGCCTGGGCGGACGCTAG
- a CDS encoding dienelactone hydrolase family protein, whose protein sequence is MASHPLDGNGHDTAVVVAHEIYGVNEHINGVAEMLSPYRCDVFTPSFLPPGVVYAREDEPRAYREFTRAPGVAGMGNALAQYTDGLRERYRRVLCIGFSVGATSTWLASETGAVDGAVCFYGSRIRDYLDIQPTAPCLVIFAEQEPSFSVPAVAERLAGRKGVVTEVHPCRHGFCDPGSPHYSAGHSRKAWTSATQFLGLPR, encoded by the coding sequence ATGGCAAGTCACCCCTTGGACGGCAACGGCCATGACACGGCCGTGGTCGTCGCCCACGAGATCTACGGAGTCAACGAGCACATCAACGGCGTCGCCGAGATGCTTAGCCCGTACCGCTGCGATGTCTTCACACCCAGCTTCCTTCCGCCGGGCGTCGTGTACGCCCGCGAAGACGAGCCCAGGGCATACCGAGAATTCACGCGGGCCCCAGGCGTGGCGGGCATGGGCAACGCACTCGCGCAGTACACCGACGGCCTTCGTGAACGCTATCGCAGGGTGCTCTGCATCGGCTTCAGCGTCGGGGCCACCAGCACCTGGCTCGCGTCGGAAACCGGCGCTGTGGACGGCGCTGTGTGCTTCTACGGATCCCGGATCCGCGACTACCTGGACATCCAACCGACTGCCCCGTGCCTCGTCATCTTCGCCGAGCAGGAGCCCAGCTTCTCGGTGCCAGCAGTCGCCGAACGCCTGGCGGGCCGAAAGGGTGTCGTGACGGAGGTGCACCCCTGCCGGCACGGGTTCTGCGACCCCGGCAGTCCTCACTACTCCGCCGGGCACAGCCGTAAGGCGTGGACCTCGGCCACCCAGTTCCTGGGGCTGCCCCGCTGA